A section of the Petrimonas sulfuriphila genome encodes:
- a CDS encoding efflux RND transporter permease subunit, which yields MLNKIIKHFLNNRLITLLLLVVIIAWGISTAPFNWKSLLPRDPIPVDAIPDLGDNQQIVATEWMGRSPKDIQEQITYPLTTSLLGIPGVKTIRSTSMFGMSFIYIIFEENIEFYWSRSRILEKLNSLPPGTLPDGVQPGLGPDATALGQIFWYTLEGRNPETGEPTGGWDPEELRTVQDFYAKYTLSSAEGVAEVASVGGFVKEYQVEVNPNALRAYNITIMDVMTAVQKSNLDIGAETAEINKVEYLVRGLGYIRHVSDLEEAVITVRNGVPVKIKDVAFVTLGPATRRGGLDKEGVEAVGGVVVARYGSNPLHVINNVKAKIEEMESGLPQKTLADGTVTKVTVVPFYDRSGLIQETIGTLQEDLSHEILISVIVIIVILMSLKASFIVSGLLPLTVLLTFIVMRLLRIDANIVALSGIAIAVGVMVDIGVVFVENIIQHMEKPANKGITKGQAFVDLIYRSVSEVSVPTIVAMLTTIVSFIPVFFLEAQEGKLFKPLAYTKTITLVSALVLGMTVVPTLAYYVFSIGLSSKKVKRVFNVLLIVGGIVWYAFSGTFLVLFISLFGFSNLLAHKWKNTKTTTYISAAIAVLAALYLLTSEWMPVGPHSGFVVNFIVVIVSIALILAFFETLISNYEFLIRWCLANRWKFMILPALTLLLGVTIWFGFDSLFGFVAKGFETVGWKSFRQTGVWQAANRTFPGIGEEFMPSLNEGSFLLMPTSMPHTGIEQNLQYIETLDKRISNIPEVEMTVGKWGRVNSALDPAPTQMFENTINYRPEFIVDQDGHRQRFKVNRDGAYVLIDQSTYNPKDGFRLIPADSLVADRGGEYFRQWRPEIKNEDDIWKEIINVSHIPGLTSAPKLQPIEARTVMLSTGMRAPMGVKVSGPNLEAIEQGGKALEEALKDVPSVLPSTVFYDRAVGAPYIEINLNRQHMARYGLTVADLQDVIGAAVGGMPLTTTVEGRERFPVRLRYPRELRENPEELARIIVPTATGAQIPLGDVADITYTRGAQMIQSENTFLIGYVIFDKVADKAEVDVVQEARRVLQEKIRTGELELPKGVSYHFAGNYEQQARAAKRLSILIPACLVLIILILHFQFKSFTAAFIHFSGVFVAFAGGFILLWLYGQPWFLDINLGDVNLRDVFQIHPINLSIAVWVGFIALFGISTSDGVLMGSFIHDTFLERNPQTKEEIREAVVFAGLRRVRPAAMTTSVTLIALLPILTSTGRGSDIMVPMSIPTFGGMLIQTMTIFIVPVLQCMWREWAIRKQGHINE from the coding sequence ATGCTAAACAAAATAATCAAGCATTTTCTGAATAATAGGTTAATTACCCTGTTACTGCTTGTTGTCATCATTGCATGGGGGATATCCACGGCACCGTTTAACTGGAAAAGCCTGCTGCCGCGCGACCCCATACCGGTGGATGCCATTCCCGACCTGGGTGACAATCAACAGATTGTGGCCACTGAATGGATGGGGCGTTCACCCAAAGATATACAGGAGCAGATTACCTATCCGCTAACCACTTCACTGCTGGGTATCCCGGGAGTGAAAACCATCCGAAGTACCTCCATGTTCGGGATGTCGTTTATCTACATCATCTTCGAAGAAAATATCGAATTTTACTGGAGCCGCTCCCGGATATTGGAAAAACTCAATTCACTCCCGCCCGGAACGTTACCCGACGGTGTCCAACCCGGCCTTGGCCCTGATGCGACCGCACTGGGGCAGATATTCTGGTATACTCTCGAAGGGCGGAATCCGGAGACGGGAGAGCCTACGGGAGGCTGGGATCCGGAAGAGCTGCGGACGGTACAGGATTTCTATGCCAAGTACACGCTTTCCTCAGCCGAAGGAGTAGCCGAAGTCGCCTCCGTCGGAGGTTTTGTGAAAGAGTACCAGGTGGAGGTGAATCCCAACGCACTCCGGGCCTATAACATCACCATCATGGATGTGATGACTGCCGTACAAAAGAGTAACCTGGACATTGGTGCTGAAACGGCCGAGATCAATAAGGTGGAGTACCTGGTCCGAGGGCTGGGATACATCAGGCATGTGTCTGACCTTGAAGAAGCGGTAATAACCGTCCGGAATGGCGTGCCGGTAAAAATAAAGGATGTGGCCTTTGTCACACTGGGGCCCGCTACCCGGCGCGGAGGGCTCGACAAGGAAGGAGTGGAAGCCGTGGGCGGTGTGGTGGTGGCCCGTTACGGATCCAACCCGCTTCATGTGATCAACAACGTGAAGGCAAAAATCGAAGAGATGGAGTCGGGACTTCCGCAAAAGACCCTGGCCGACGGGACTGTAACCAAAGTGACGGTGGTTCCGTTCTATGATCGTTCAGGCCTGATCCAGGAGACTATCGGCACCCTACAGGAAGATTTATCGCATGAGATCCTAATCAGCGTCATCGTGATCATTGTCATTCTTATGAGCCTAAAAGCTTCGTTTATTGTATCCGGATTATTGCCCCTGACGGTATTGCTTACTTTTATTGTCATGCGTCTCCTGCGGATCGACGCCAACATTGTCGCCCTTTCCGGTATTGCCATTGCCGTAGGTGTGATGGTCGACATCGGTGTGGTGTTTGTGGAAAACATCATTCAACATATGGAGAAGCCGGCAAACAAGGGAATCACGAAAGGTCAGGCATTTGTGGACCTGATTTACAGGAGTGTCAGCGAGGTATCGGTACCCACAATCGTAGCCATGCTGACCACCATTGTCAGTTTTATCCCCGTTTTCTTCCTGGAAGCTCAGGAAGGTAAGCTCTTCAAGCCGTTGGCCTACACAAAGACCATCACCCTGGTGAGTGCACTCGTGCTGGGTATGACTGTAGTGCCGACCCTGGCCTATTACGTTTTTTCAATCGGTCTCTCTTCAAAGAAAGTGAAGAGGGTGTTCAATGTCTTGCTTATTGTGGGCGGTATTGTGTGGTACGCCTTCTCGGGCACATTCCTGGTGCTTTTCATTTCCCTTTTCGGGTTCAGCAACCTGCTTGCTCACAAATGGAAAAATACCAAGACAACCACCTATATCAGTGCGGCTATTGCCGTTCTGGCAGCCCTATACCTGCTTACTTCAGAATGGATGCCTGTAGGTCCTCACAGTGGTTTTGTCGTGAATTTCATTGTTGTGATAGTCAGCATCGCTCTGATCCTGGCCTTTTTCGAGACCCTGATTTCAAATTACGAATTCCTGATCCGCTGGTGTCTGGCCAATCGCTGGAAGTTTATGATCCTCCCCGCACTCACGTTACTTTTGGGTGTGACGATCTGGTTTGGCTTCGATTCGCTTTTTGGGTTTGTGGCCAAAGGTTTTGAAACAGTAGGCTGGAAATCGTTCCGGCAGACCGGGGTATGGCAGGCGGCCAACCGTACTTTTCCCGGTATCGGAGAAGAATTCATGCCCAGCCTGAACGAAGGATCTTTCCTGCTGATGCCGACCAGCATGCCCCATACCGGTATCGAGCAGAATCTGCAATATATTGAAACGCTGGATAAGCGTATCAGCAATATTCCAGAGGTGGAGATGACCGTGGGGAAATGGGGACGTGTCAATTCGGCTCTCGACCCGGCACCGACACAGATGTTCGAAAATACCATCAATTACCGTCCCGAGTTTATTGTCGATCAGGACGGCCATCGCCAACGCTTCAAAGTCAACCGCGACGGTGCCTATGTCCTGATCGATCAATCCACCTACAATCCCAAGGACGGATTCAGGCTGATACCAGCCGACAGCCTGGTTGCAGACAGGGGAGGAGAGTACTTCAGGCAATGGCGCCCGGAAATCAAAAACGAGGACGATATCTGGAAAGAGATCATCAATGTATCCCACATACCCGGGCTCACCTCGGCTCCGAAACTGCAACCCATCGAAGCACGTACCGTGATGCTGTCTACGGGCATGCGCGCCCCCATGGGCGTAAAGGTGTCGGGGCCTAACCTGGAGGCCATCGAACAAGGGGGTAAAGCACTAGAAGAGGCATTGAAAGACGTACCTTCCGTCTTGCCCTCTACCGTGTTTTACGACCGCGCTGTGGGTGCTCCCTATATTGAAATCAACCTGAACAGGCAGCATATGGCCCGTTACGGCCTTACTGTAGCCGACCTGCAGGACGTAATCGGCGCGGCCGTCGGCGGAATGCCGCTGACTACCACGGTAGAAGGGCGCGAACGCTTTCCGGTAAGGCTGCGCTACCCCCGTGAACTGCGGGAAAATCCCGAGGAGCTGGCACGTATCATCGTGCCGACCGCAACCGGTGCACAGATTCCGCTGGGTGATGTGGCCGATATCACTTACACTCGGGGTGCGCAGATGATCCAAAGCGAGAATACCTTCCTGATAGGGTATGTGATCTTCGACAAGGTAGCTGACAAGGCCGAGGTAGATGTGGTACAGGAAGCCCGGAGGGTACTTCAGGAGAAAATAAGAACCGGGGAACTGGAACTTCCAAAAGGGGTTTCCTACCATTTCGCGGGAAACTACGAGCAACAGGCACGTGCAGCGAAACGTCTTTCCATACTGATTCCTGCCTGTCTGGTACTGATAATACTGATCCTTCATTTTCAGTTTAAATCGTTCACCGCAGCTTTTATCCATTTCTCCGGCGTATTTGTAGCATTCGCGGGTGGATTCATCTTGTTGTGGCTTTACGGGCAACCCTGGTTCCTGGACATCAACCTGGGTGATGTTAACTTGCGCGATGTTTTTCAGATACATCCCATCAACCTGAGTATCGCGGTATGGGTTGGCTTTATTGCCCTGTTCGGTATTTCCACCAGTGATGGCGTGTTGATGGGATCATTCATTCACGACACGTTCCTGGAGCGGAACCCGCAGACAAAGGAAGAAATCAGGGAGGCAGTGGTGTTTGCCGGGCTGCGCCGGGTTCGCCCCGCTGCCATGACCACTTCCGTCACACTCATCGCACTGCTGCCGATTCTGACCTCTACGGGAAGGGGATCGGACATCATGGTACCCATGTCAATACCCACATTCGGAGGCATGTTGATCCAGACGATGACGATTTTCATCGTCCCCGTATTGCAATGCATGTGGAGGGAATGGGCTATCAGAAAACAGGGACATATCAACGAATAA
- a CDS encoding TolC family protein, with the protein MQHNIRLRLFLTATVAITWSIISIFAQETDSLSHYLEVAGRNNPGLNADFLTYKASLEKVPQAGSWPDPELDIGFFLKPMDIVGGRQIADFTLMQMFPWFGTKKTAQTEATHMARMAYEQFRETRDNLYLEVYTQWYVLSTLVEQLNNNRENLQLLKQLEELALRKVSSPFSGSTSGYSVPAPSPATKSSSSSPTGGGMAGMGSMGGSTTSSGTSSSSMSSMSGSGGSMSSGMGSIAPGMSDVLRVQLEVVEIENNIESILSEIAAEKARFNALLSRPTGLEVTLPDSIAKVSFLFDEAVSQGEIENQNPMLGMLMEEEQVFRAKGEMEKKMSYPMFGIGLQYMLIGKNAATPMDQGMDNGMSGMDMVMPMISITLPIYRNKYKAQQRESRFMQQAAREKYRNTLNTLQSDLLRLKHQLDDAERKIALYRKQEQLALTAYQLVVQEFVSAKSDLTNVIQVQRQLLDYRLRQAEAIAEYNTKVASIRKLRSFQTSNN; encoded by the coding sequence ATGCAACACAACATAAGATTAAGACTTTTTCTTACCGCAACCGTGGCGATTACCTGGAGCATAATATCCATCTTCGCACAGGAAACGGATTCGCTCAGCCACTACCTTGAAGTCGCCGGCAGGAATAATCCGGGGCTGAATGCTGACTTCCTGACTTACAAAGCTTCACTTGAAAAAGTGCCGCAGGCCGGTTCTTGGCCCGATCCGGAGCTGGATATCGGTTTTTTTCTTAAGCCGATGGACATTGTGGGTGGGCGGCAGATCGCCGATTTTACCCTCATGCAGATGTTCCCCTGGTTTGGAACCAAAAAGACGGCACAGACCGAAGCCACCCATATGGCGAGGATGGCGTATGAACAATTCAGGGAGACACGCGACAACCTTTACTTGGAGGTATATACCCAGTGGTACGTTCTTTCTACACTGGTGGAACAGCTCAATAACAACCGTGAGAATCTGCAACTGTTGAAACAACTCGAAGAGCTTGCCCTTCGCAAAGTATCCTCTCCGTTCAGTGGTTCTACTTCAGGTTATTCTGTACCTGCTCCTTCTCCGGCGACAAAAAGCAGCAGCTCATCACCAACTGGCGGTGGCATGGCGGGGATGGGTTCGATGGGGGGATCCACAACTTCTTCCGGTACCTCCTCTTCCTCTATGTCCAGTATGAGCGGTTCAGGAGGTAGTATGTCTTCAGGTATGGGTAGCATTGCCCCAGGCATGTCGGATGTGCTCCGTGTACAACTGGAAGTAGTTGAAATCGAAAATAATATTGAAAGCATTCTTTCGGAGATTGCAGCTGAAAAAGCCAGATTCAACGCGTTATTAAGCCGTCCCACAGGTCTTGAAGTAACCCTGCCCGATTCCATAGCAAAAGTTTCCTTTCTTTTTGATGAGGCCGTTTCTCAGGGAGAGATTGAAAACCAAAACCCTATGCTAGGTATGTTGATGGAAGAGGAACAGGTTTTCCGGGCAAAAGGTGAGATGGAAAAAAAAATGAGTTATCCCATGTTTGGCATCGGGCTGCAGTACATGCTGATCGGCAAAAACGCTGCAACACCGATGGATCAGGGAATGGACAACGGCATGAGCGGTATGGACATGGTCATGCCCATGATTTCCATCACCCTTCCCATTTACCGGAACAAATACAAGGCACAACAACGGGAAAGCCGGTTTATGCAGCAGGCAGCCCGGGAAAAGTACCGAAACACGCTGAACACACTTCAATCCGACTTGTTACGGCTGAAACACCAGCTCGATGATGCGGAGCGAAAGATCGCGCTTTACCGGAAACAGGAACAACTGGCGCTGACAGCCTATCAACTGGTGGTACAGGAGTTTGTCTCAGCAAAAAGTGATCTTACCAACGTGATCCAGGTTCAACGGCAACTGTTAGATTACCGGTTGCGACAAGCTGAAGCCATTGCCGAATACAACACAAAGGTGGCTTCCATCCGGAAATTGCGTTCTTTTCAAACATC